A window from Mycobacterium saskatchewanense encodes these proteins:
- the pgsA gene encoding phosphatidylinositol phosphate synthase, with amino-acid sequence MSKVPFLSRAAFARVTTPTARACLRLGLTPDLVTILGTTGSVAGAITLFPLGKLFAGGCVVSFFVLFDMLDGAMARERGGGTRFGAVLDATCDRVSDGAVFSGLLWWVAFGLHDKLLAVATLICLVTSQVISYIKARAEASGLRGDGGIIERPERLIVVLVGAGVSDFPFVAWQPALPVAMWLLAMASVVTCVQRVRTVWASPSATERMP; translated from the coding sequence ATGAGTAAGGTGCCGTTCCTGTCGCGGGCGGCATTCGCGCGGGTCACCACCCCCACCGCCAGGGCCTGCCTGCGCCTGGGCCTGACTCCGGACCTGGTGACCATCCTCGGCACCACCGGTTCCGTGGCGGGCGCCATCACCCTGTTTCCGCTGGGCAAACTCTTCGCGGGCGGCTGCGTCGTCTCGTTCTTCGTGCTCTTCGACATGCTCGACGGGGCGATGGCCCGCGAGCGCGGCGGCGGCACCCGCTTCGGCGCGGTCCTGGACGCGACCTGCGACCGCGTCAGCGATGGGGCGGTGTTCTCCGGGCTGCTGTGGTGGGTCGCGTTCGGGCTGCACGACAAACTCCTGGCGGTGGCGACCCTGATCTGCCTGGTCACCTCCCAGGTGATCTCCTACATCAAGGCCCGGGCCGAAGCCAGCGGCCTGCGCGGTGACGGCGGCATCATCGAACGGCCGGAGCGGCTGATCGTCGTGCTGGTCGGCGCAGGGGTGTCGGACTTTCCGTTCGTTGCCTGGCAGCCGGCGCTGCCCGTCGCGATGTGGCTGCTGGCCATGGCCAGCGTGGTCACCTGTGTGCAGCGGGTGCGCACGGTGTGGGCTTCCCCCAGCGCGACGGAGCGCATGCCGTGA
- a CDS encoding NUDIX hydrolase yields the protein MTWLVVAIALLVAAGLVLGGWAYRTANRLDRLHVRYDLSWQALDGALARRAVVARAVAIDAYGGAPAGSRLAALADAAENAPRQARESCENELAAGLALVDPASLPAGLIAELADAEARVVLARRFHNDAVRDTLALRERFLVRTLRLGGTAALPSYFEIAERSQALLHGDHGVPSHRTSARVVLLDETGAVLLLRGSDPAIDHHDAPRWWFTVGGEVRHGERLAEAAARELAEETGLQVSAADMVGPVWRRDEVFEFNGTLIDSEEFYFVHRTRRFEPSCLDRTELESRYIHGHRWCDAADIARLAAAGETVYPVQLSELLTEAAAMAVGRAPGPLQSIR from the coding sequence ATGACGTGGCTGGTCGTCGCGATCGCGCTGCTGGTCGCGGCCGGGCTGGTGCTGGGCGGGTGGGCGTACCGCACCGCGAACCGGCTGGACCGGCTGCACGTCCGCTACGACCTGTCGTGGCAGGCGCTGGACGGCGCGCTGGCCCGGCGCGCGGTGGTGGCGCGCGCCGTCGCGATCGACGCCTACGGCGGCGCCCCGGCGGGCAGTCGGCTGGCGGCCCTGGCCGACGCGGCGGAGAACGCGCCCCGGCAGGCGCGGGAGTCGTGCGAGAACGAGCTCGCGGCGGGCCTGGCGCTGGTCGACCCGGCGTCGCTGCCGGCGGGGCTGATCGCCGAGCTCGCCGACGCGGAGGCCCGGGTGGTGCTGGCCCGCCGATTCCACAACGACGCCGTCCGCGACACCCTCGCGCTGCGCGAGCGATTCCTGGTGCGAACCCTCCGCCTGGGTGGAACCGCCGCGCTGCCAAGCTATTTCGAGATCGCGGAGCGGTCCCAGGCGCTGTTGCACGGCGATCACGGCGTGCCGAGCCACCGCACGTCGGCTCGGGTGGTGCTGCTCGACGAGACGGGTGCCGTGCTGCTGCTGCGCGGTTCGGACCCGGCGATCGACCATCACGACGCGCCGCGGTGGTGGTTCACGGTCGGGGGCGAGGTGCGCCACGGCGAGCGGTTGGCCGAGGCCGCCGCGCGCGAGCTGGCCGAGGAGACCGGCCTGCAGGTCTCGGCGGCCGACATGGTCGGCCCGGTGTGGCGGCGCGACGAGGTCTTCGAGTTCAACGGCACGCTCATCGACAGCGAGGAGTTCTACTTCGTCCACCGCACCCGCCGGTTCGAGCCATCCTGCCTGGACCGCACCGAGCTCGAAAGCCGCTACATCCACGGCCATCGCTGGTGTGATGCCGCCGACATCGCCCGGCTGGCCGCGGCCGGTGAGACGGTGTACCCGGTGCAGCTGTCCGAGCTGCTCACCGAGGCGGCCGCGATGGCCGTCGGCCGTGCGCCGGGCCCGCTGCAATCCATCCGATGA
- a CDS encoding phosphatidylinositol mannoside acyltransferase: MIPGLSAVTAPRRLVSQTASDWAYAAGWMAVRAMPEFAARTAFDAGARYAARRGGPEQLRKNLARVIGVPPAEVPDALMRASLASYGRYWREAFRLPTMNLRELARELDASIRGSENIDRALAQGRGAVCALPHSGNWDMAGVWLAHTRGTFTTVAERLRPESLYRRFISYRESLGFEVLPLSGGERPPFEVLCERLRDNRVVCLMAERDLTRTGVQVDFFGEPTRMPAGPAKLAIETGAALLPSHCWFEDGGWGVHIYPELDCGSGDVRAVTQALADKFATNIAARPEDWHMLQPQWLADLSAERRAKLARQTEP; encoded by the coding sequence GTGATCCCCGGACTGAGCGCGGTCACCGCCCCGCGGCGCCTGGTGTCCCAGACCGCGAGCGACTGGGCGTACGCGGCCGGCTGGATGGCCGTGCGGGCGATGCCGGAGTTCGCCGCGCGCACCGCGTTCGACGCCGGGGCGCGCTACGCGGCGCGCCGCGGCGGCCCCGAGCAGCTGCGCAAAAACCTGGCCCGCGTGATCGGCGTGCCGCCCGCCGAGGTTCCCGACGCGCTGATGCGCGCCTCGCTGGCCTCCTACGGCCGCTACTGGCGCGAGGCGTTCCGCCTGCCCACGATGAACCTTCGCGAGCTGGCCCGCGAACTCGACGCGTCGATCCGGGGCAGCGAAAACATCGACCGGGCGCTGGCGCAGGGCCGCGGGGCCGTTTGCGCGCTCCCGCACAGCGGCAACTGGGACATGGCCGGGGTGTGGCTGGCGCACACGCGCGGCACCTTCACCACCGTCGCCGAACGCCTCCGGCCCGAGTCGCTGTACCGGCGCTTCATCTCCTACCGCGAAAGTCTGGGCTTCGAGGTGCTGCCGCTGTCCGGCGGCGAACGACCGCCGTTCGAGGTGCTGTGCGAGCGGCTGCGGGACAATCGGGTGGTCTGCCTGATGGCCGAGCGCGACCTCACCCGCACCGGGGTCCAGGTGGACTTCTTCGGCGAGCCCACCCGGATGCCGGCCGGGCCGGCGAAGCTCGCGATCGAGACCGGGGCGGCGCTGCTCCCGTCGCACTGCTGGTTCGAAGACGGGGGCTGGGGCGTTCACATCTATCCCGAGCTGGACTGCGGCAGTGGCGACGTCCGCGCCGTCACGCAGGCGCTGGCCGACAAGTTCGCCACCAACATCGCCGCCCGCCCCGAGGACTGGCACATGCTCCAGCCGCAGTGGCTGGCCGACCTCTCCGCCGAAAGGCGGGCAAAGTTGGCCCGGCAGACGGAGCCCTGA
- a CDS encoding HIT family protein produces the protein MSDQERAQPGADDTILDTGVGDRDHLQRLWTPYRMTYLAEAPMKRDNGKTEQPFTDIPQLPDEEGLVVARGDLVYAVLNLYPYNPGHLMVVPYRRVSELEDLSTDESAELMAFTQKAIRVIKAVSSPHGFNVGLNLGHSAGGSLAEHLHVHVVPRWGGDANFITIIGGSKVIPQLLRETRRLLATEWANQS, from the coding sequence GTGAGTGATCAAGAACGCGCCCAGCCGGGCGCTGACGACACCATCCTCGACACGGGCGTCGGCGACCGCGACCACCTGCAGCGGTTGTGGACGCCGTACCGGATGACCTACCTGGCGGAAGCGCCGATGAAGCGCGACAACGGCAAAACCGAGCAGCCGTTCACCGACATCCCGCAACTGCCCGACGAGGAAGGCCTGGTGGTGGCCCGCGGCGACCTCGTCTACGCGGTGCTCAACCTCTACCCCTACAACCCCGGGCACCTGATGGTGGTGCCCTATCGGCGGGTATCGGAGCTCGAGGACCTCAGTACGGACGAGAGCGCCGAGCTGATGGCGTTCACCCAGAAGGCGATTCGCGTCATCAAGGCCGTATCGTCGCCGCACGGCTTCAACGTCGGCCTGAACCTGGGCCACTCGGCGGGGGGCTCGCTGGCCGAGCACCTGCACGTGCACGTGGTGCCGCGCTGGGGCGGCGACGCGAACTTCATCACCATCATCGGCGGGTCCAAGGTGATCCCGCAGCTGCTGCGTGAGACGCGCCGGCTGCTGGCCACCGAGTGGGCGAACCAGTCATGA
- a CDS encoding glycosyltransferase family 4 protein codes for MRIGMVCPYSFDVPGGVQSHVLQLAEVMRRRGHEVSVLAPSSPHARLPDYVVSAGRAVPIPYNGSVARLRFGPATHRKVKKWLAEGQFDVLHLHEPNAPSLSMLALNIAEGPIVATFHTSTTKSLTLTVFQGILRPMHEKIVGRIAVSDLARRWQMEALGTDAVEIPNGVDVDAFQSAPRLDGYPRPGKTVLFLGRFDEPRKGMSVLLDALPGVVERFGDVELLIVGRGDEDELRERAGASVDHLRFLGQIDDAGKASAMRSADVYCAPNTGGESFGIVLVEAMAAGTAVVASDLDAFRRVLDDGAVGRLVPVGDGAALAEALIAVLENDALRQRYVAAGAQAVQRYDWSVVASQITRVYETVAGSGTKVQVAS; via the coding sequence ATGCGGATCGGGATGGTCTGTCCGTACTCGTTCGACGTGCCGGGCGGGGTGCAATCCCATGTCCTGCAACTGGCTGAAGTGATGCGCCGGCGGGGCCACGAGGTCAGCGTGCTGGCGCCGTCGTCGCCGCACGCCCGGCTGCCGGACTATGTCGTATCCGCTGGCCGGGCGGTCCCGATCCCCTACAACGGGTCGGTCGCGCGGCTGCGGTTCGGTCCGGCCACCCATCGCAAGGTCAAGAAGTGGCTCGCCGAAGGCCAATTCGACGTGCTGCACCTGCACGAGCCCAACGCCCCGAGCCTGTCGATGCTCGCGCTGAACATCGCCGAGGGGCCGATCGTGGCGACGTTTCACACGTCGACCACCAAGTCGCTGACGCTGACGGTGTTCCAGGGCATCCTGCGCCCGATGCACGAGAAGATCGTCGGCCGGATCGCGGTGTCGGACCTGGCCCGGCGCTGGCAGATGGAGGCGCTGGGGACCGACGCCGTCGAGATCCCCAACGGCGTGGACGTCGACGCGTTCCAGTCGGCACCGCGGCTGGACGGCTACCCGCGGCCGGGCAAGACGGTCCTGTTCCTCGGGCGCTTCGACGAGCCCCGCAAGGGGATGTCGGTGCTGCTCGACGCGCTGCCGGGTGTCGTCGAACGGTTCGGCGACGTCGAGCTGCTCATCGTCGGCCGCGGCGACGAGGACGAATTGCGCGAGCGCGCGGGCGCGTCGGTGGACCACCTGCGTTTCCTCGGGCAGATCGACGACGCCGGCAAGGCGTCGGCGATGCGCAGCGCCGACGTCTACTGCGCGCCCAACACCGGGGGTGAGAGCTTCGGCATCGTCCTGGTCGAGGCGATGGCCGCCGGCACCGCCGTGGTGGCGAGCGATCTGGACGCGTTCCGGCGGGTGCTGGACGACGGCGCGGTCGGGCGCCTCGTGCCCGTCGGGGATGGCGCCGCGCTGGCCGAGGCGCTGATCGCCGTCCTCGAGAACGACGCGCTGCGGCAGCGCTACGTCGCGGCCGGCGCGCAGGCCGTCCAGCGCTACGACTGGTCGGTGGTGGCAAGCCAGATCACGCGGGTCTACGAGACGGTCGCGGGGTCGGGCACCAAGGTCCAGGTCGCCAGCTGA
- the pdxS gene encoding pyridoxal 5'-phosphate synthase lyase subunit PdxS, producing the protein MDTAASNGSGRGTARVKRGMAEMLKGGVIMDVVTPEQARIAEGAGAVAVMALERVPADIRAQGGVSRMSDPDMIEGIISAVTIPVMAKARIGHFVEAQILQSLGVDYIDESEVLTPADYTHHIDKWKFTVPFVCGATNLGEALRRINEGAAMIRSKGEAGTGDVSNATTHMRAISGEIRRLTSLSEDELFVAAKELQAPYDLVVEVARAGKLPVTLFTAGGIATPADAAMMMQLGAEGVFVGSGIFKSGAPEHRAAAIVKATTFYDDPDVLAKVSRGLGEPMVGINVEEIAQPHRLAERGW; encoded by the coding sequence GTGGATACCGCCGCATCAAATGGCAGCGGCCGGGGAACGGCGCGCGTCAAACGTGGCATGGCCGAAATGCTCAAGGGCGGCGTCATCATGGACGTCGTCACACCGGAGCAGGCGCGGATCGCTGAGGGCGCCGGCGCCGTCGCGGTGATGGCCCTGGAACGGGTGCCCGCCGACATCCGCGCGCAGGGTGGCGTGTCGCGGATGAGTGATCCCGACATGATCGAGGGCATCATCTCCGCGGTCACCATCCCGGTCATGGCCAAGGCCCGCATCGGTCACTTCGTGGAGGCGCAGATCCTGCAGAGCCTCGGCGTTGATTACATCGACGAATCCGAGGTCCTGACCCCCGCGGACTACACCCACCACATCGACAAGTGGAAGTTCACGGTGCCGTTCGTGTGCGGTGCGACCAACCTCGGTGAGGCGCTGCGGCGCATCAACGAGGGCGCGGCCATGATCCGGTCCAAGGGGGAGGCCGGCACCGGTGACGTGTCGAACGCGACCACCCACATGCGGGCGATCAGCGGCGAGATCCGGCGCCTGACGTCGCTGTCCGAGGACGAGTTGTTCGTGGCGGCAAAGGAATTGCAGGCCCCCTATGACCTCGTCGTCGAGGTGGCCCGGGCGGGCAAGCTGCCGGTCACGCTGTTCACCGCGGGCGGCATCGCCACGCCGGCTGACGCGGCGATGATGATGCAGCTCGGCGCCGAGGGCGTCTTCGTCGGCTCCGGCATCTTCAAGTCCGGCGCCCCCGAGCACCGCGCCGCCGCCATCGTCAAGGCGACCACCTTCTACGACGACCCCGACGTGCTGGCCAAGGTTTCGCGTGGGCTGGGCGAGCCGATGGTGGGCATCAACGTCGAGGAGATCGCGCAGCCGCATCGCCTGGCCGAGCGCGGCTGGTAA